GTTCCTTCTCTTCTTGGGATTATCCCTTATGCTGGTATAGATCTCGCTGCGTATGAAACCTTGAAGGATATGTCCAAGCAGTATATTATTCGTGATGGaggtaaaacaaaaaaactgaTTCACCTGTGATGTTCCGTATCAGTTATTGCCTTCAATTTTTGTATTTAGATTTTATGGCATTCTGTAGAACCTGGCCCTCTAGTGCAATTGGGATGTGGGACTGTATCCGGGGCTGTTGGAGCAACGTGCGTTTACCCACTACAGGTGGTTAGAACAAGGTAATCTTGGCGGTTATGTGTTGTTGCTTTCTATGTAAATTGTTGCTTAAATATGTAGTGACTTCAACACTTATTGCTTTCTAcggaaattaaaaatgaaaccCATGTCGATTTCAGAATGCAGGCTCAACGCTCTTATAAGGGAATGGGTGATGTATTCAGGAAAACCTATAAAAATGAAGGCTTTAAGGGATTCTACAAAGGAATATTTCCTACCTTACTCAAGGTTGTACCCTCAGCAAGTTTCACCTACTTGGTTTATGAGAGTACGAAAAAAAGTTTGCATTTGGAGTGAAGAAATTTCTTGCATGGTAATTAATCTTATTGACATGGCTGACCGTTGACAACTATACATTAGGAATGGTTTTGCAGTGAAGATATTGATTACAAGAATAAAATCAACAATTGCTTATTGTGACAATTGTCTATatccattattttttaaatagcaGTAAATCCTTCAAAATTCTTAGGAGGACAAAATTGGTTTGTCCGGCTTGTTTCTTCATTAAACTAAAATGAAGTTTCATATATCTATTAGCTCATTTTTGTATGATAGAGAAGCACACTGTACTCAGTTAGGATCCAATTttgtaattgtaattttgtaatatttagtGGCTCATATTGATCATCTTACGCTTAAAATTGATTGTTCCATTTGTTAAACTTGTCGTGTCCCCTTTATTTGTTCgattttttagggtttatatTTATCAATATCGTACCTATTTGTGTGTCACTTCTGTTCTGCATTCTATAACGTTATTTTAAATCTGCTTGATTtctattttaaaggtttagtgTTATTCTGTTCCTGAGGTTTTGTGGTCTTTTGAGGGTGTTATGGGGAGTActgaaaatttgaattcaacATTAAGAAGTTCTTATAAACTTTTGTCTTTGTATCGTTTCggttaataattttgtaatgttacTTTGGACATCTAAAGGCGAgggttaatatttttactaatcTATAATCCTTAACAGGTCTGCAGTGGAAGGCAACGGAATGTTTTAGATATAGAAAGTGTACCTATAAgtaataagatattttattagaaaGACCCAACGTGAGTTtgtttaattaagatttaaaatgtatataaatttgggtatttttaattatatatttagaaaatttatatttttaattaaatttgtactATTGTTAAATTGGAtgacataatttatatttttgcattgtaattacttatttttttatatgaaaaataaaaataacttcattaaattataaattctttataaaattgagtattttcaatttagtttttacaTATTACTAAATATagataatatttgtattttaaaattgaatatttgttattaattgTTATCAGAGAtctaaaagtatttaattttttttattaaaataaattaataaatattataatttgatatttattgatatagttgaataaaatgattatttaaaaatatctttctaatattatttaattttcgtattgtttaagttttttcttGACTGAAATAATCTTATTAAATATGAGAGATTATAGTTATACTAGTTTATGACCTTTAGAAATTAGTATTTAATAGGAAATCTGAACcatttcttaaagaaaaaacattcattttcatatttatttagatatataagtttatataattgtgcttataaataaaaagtaattataatttttttatattgtaaatattattaagtattaaatatacacttatttgttattaaaattgtCATTTATAGGTAAATGTATCAAACTAGGAAAATTTGCATCCTATATTACGGAAATAGgcaaattcttttcaaaatacGAAAATGGGGAGTCGTAGGGGGCCTGAACGACTTCTAATGAAGAAGTCGTgtccccctgcacgacttcataCTGTTCATGTGAccagtgttgaagtcgtgcaccccaaaaatgACTTCATagtgttgtaatcgattaccgagcactgtaatcgattacaacgtGCTGAAGTCGTGCctcctgcacgacttcaccttTGTAGGCAAAATTGAtagtggtaatcgattacaccattCAGTGTGGATAAACTTTCTgggttgtaatcgattaccagagtgTTCAGTGGGCAAAAACTCCCTGGTAAGCAATTACAACCttgttgtaattgattaccagaATGTTTGGGTGttgaatgaaatttttattttgtatacatttttcttttgttatttgtgttagaggaaaaaaagaaattgtcattataatttaatgaatggagaaaaaattaataaaagaataaaacaaaatttatatgaaatattaataagaaatattaatagttatttattaattattgattggATTACAAAATGGTAAGATTAATAAATAACTACTGACAAAATGGACAATTTCCCCTATGATGACCTTCGTTGCGACAGTAAGAGCATTTTTTCGGCTTATTTGGAGTGGATTGATCCATCTTATTACAAATCCTATTTGTAGATGGTCTTTCGGATGCCTTGCGTCGCATTTGAGGATCTGGTATGAAGTTTGGACCTGTATACGCAGACCAATAGTCTTCATTTTGGATTGGGTGAAATTGTACTTCGTATGCCTTGTAAATGTTGTTAAGACTGTACACGGGATCGATTACTTGGGTTAGTGGTATATTGGAATATGCACAAACGATAATGACATGATGACAGGGGAGACGAGTAGCTTGGAACTGACTACAATCACACCACCATTCATTTAGCCTGATCTTATAGGAAATTGGAACAGGGCGGTATTGGTGAGGTGTTGAAATTtcttgaacatcaaattcagaaTTTTCACGGTTGTAGCGATGAACATGACAAAATGCGGATTTTTATTGATTTCTCCTAATAATGTCGGCGATTTCTTCAGGAAATTGGTGGCCTGCTTGTAGCATGTAGTTTGCTTTTAATCCTCGCTCAACAAACCATGATTGTGTCCTCTCAAATGTTGTTCTGATGAGAGCACAAATTGGTAATGAACGTGCTCCCTTTAAAACAAAGTTGGTGCACTCAGCAAGATTAGTGGTCATATGTCCATATCTTCTCCCTCCATCAAAAGCTTGAGaccatttttttaatggaatTATATCTATCCAATCAACTTGTTGTGGGTATTGGTCTCTTAGTGCAGTAAGCTTTGTCGTGACAGTGGGTTGCTTGACCTCATAAGTTGTAAGGacgtaataaataaaaaatttgtacaattatgttatcaaaatataaacagTAAATTGGTAGTAAAAAACAGAGTTGAAGCCATCTTCTTCCCAACCAACTTCTTCTGATCTTAAGGCCGATAGGATACCCTTTCCTCTGTCAGTGATGatgcaaatattttgttgagGGCAAACATGTTCTCGTAGTAGTTGAAAGAACCATATCATGGCCTCCTTTGTCTCACCTTCTACAATGGCAAATGCCAATGGAAAAAGATTTCTATTGCCATCTTGAGCTATGGCGGTGAGCAAAGTTCCATGATATTTGCCCGTTAGAAATGTTCCATCAACTTGGAGAATGTGTTTACAATATTTGAATCCTTCTATGCAAGGACCGAAAGACCAGAAAACTCTTTCCATAATGTAGCAATTATTGTCAGTTTCTCCATCAATCTCCACTAGAGAAGTAGTGCATTGTAAAATTGTACCAGGATTTGCATCCTTCACGGCATGCAACCACCTCGGCAGATGGTTATAAGACTCTTCCCAGTCCCCAAACTCCATAGTAAGAGCCTTCTGTTTTGCGATCCAAGCTTTTCTGTATGACACAGAATATCCGAATCGAGCTTTAATATCTGCAATCAAACTCTTGATGGGAATAGAGGGGTTTATGCAGACAAAATTTGATACGATTGCGGCAATGTGAGTACTATCAAGATTTGTATGATCTTGAGATAGTATGTTTGAGAAACACGTATGTTGTCCGTCGATATTCTTGATTTCCCAATATTTACGAACTTTGTTATAGGCTGCCCTCAAACGCCATTAGCCGTTGTGGTATTCCAGACACTAACATAAATGTTAGGCTTCGATTCAACAACATTGTATTTGTAACCGTTGGTGATGTGATATTGTTTGATTGCAGCAATAGTTTCCTCCTTTGACTGGAATTGCATACGATCATGCAACTCTAGGATGACATGTTGAGATGATTGTGTCATGTGGTCGTCGTCATTGTGTTCATCGTCAAGTATGTTATCCAATTCATCATCTTTGCTGaattcatcaacattatctaatatCAAAGGTTGTTCGTCAATAATTTGTGATGATGAAGATGTTCCAAAGTTCCACGATGCCATTACGAA
This sequence is a window from Vigna angularis cultivar LongXiaoDou No.4 chromosome 2, ASM1680809v1, whole genome shotgun sequence. Protein-coding genes within it:
- the LOC108327502 gene encoding uncharacterized protein LOC108327502; amino-acid sequence: MASWNFGTSSSSQIIDEQPLILDNVDEFSKDDELDNILDDEHNDDDHMTQSSQHVILELHDRMQFQSKEETIAAIKQYHITNAYNKVRKYWEIKNIDGQHTCFSNILSQDHTNLDSTHIAAIVSNFVCINPSIPIKSLIADIKARFGYSVSYRKAWIAKQKALTMEFGDWEESYNHLPRWLHAVKDANPGTILQCTTSLVEIDGETDNNCYIMERVFWSFGPCIEGFKYCKHILQVDGTFLTGKYHGTLLTAIAQDGNRNLFPLAFAIVEGETKEAMIWFFQLLREHVCPQQNICIITDRGKGILSALRSEEVGWEEDGFNSVFYYQFTVYILIT